The following proteins come from a genomic window of Rubinisphaera margarita:
- the lpxD gene encoding UDP-3-O-(3-hydroxymyristoyl)glucosamine N-acyltransferase, whose amino-acid sequence MSLNAAKIAELVSGILHGNPDALVDDVSSISRSREGTLSFLSNAQEVKQLAKASASVVLIPEKCDPGQIPFNGEALIVVADPFNSFIELLPLFRQSAPERRPGIHPTAVVDRTATIDASVTIGPHVSVGPNCQIGEGCHLHAGVVLQHNVTLGTNVILHPRVVVYGNCELRDRVQVHSGSVIGADGFGYRFHGGAFHKIEHFGSVILEEDVEVGSCTTIDRGMFEPTVIGRGTKIDNLVMIAHNCQIGEHNVIVSQVGLAGSVTTGNYCRFGGQVGIADHLHIGEGANLMAQCGVFRNVEAGATLLGAPALPLEQQSKIMTAQTKLPETRQTVRRLQKQVEKLEARLDELGSTENPQEHRRAA is encoded by the coding sequence ATGAGTCTCAACGCTGCAAAAATCGCCGAACTTGTCTCCGGAATCCTGCATGGAAACCCGGATGCGTTAGTCGATGACGTCTCCTCGATCTCGCGATCTCGCGAAGGAACGCTGTCGTTTCTCAGCAACGCCCAGGAGGTCAAACAGCTGGCCAAGGCGTCAGCCTCGGTTGTTCTGATCCCTGAAAAATGTGACCCGGGTCAGATCCCGTTCAATGGGGAAGCCCTCATTGTTGTCGCGGATCCGTTCAACTCCTTCATTGAGCTGCTGCCGCTGTTTCGCCAGTCGGCTCCCGAACGCCGCCCGGGCATTCACCCGACAGCCGTCGTGGACCGAACCGCCACGATTGACGCGAGCGTGACCATCGGACCGCATGTTTCCGTTGGCCCCAATTGTCAGATCGGTGAGGGCTGCCATCTGCACGCTGGCGTTGTCCTGCAACATAATGTGACTCTGGGCACCAATGTCATTCTACATCCGCGTGTTGTCGTATATGGCAACTGTGAATTGAGAGATCGGGTGCAGGTCCATTCGGGCTCGGTGATCGGAGCAGACGGATTCGGCTACCGCTTTCACGGCGGCGCCTTTCATAAGATCGAGCATTTTGGTTCCGTGATTCTCGAAGAGGACGTCGAAGTCGGATCGTGTACAACGATCGATCGGGGCATGTTCGAGCCGACCGTGATCGGTCGGGGCACCAAGATCGATAACCTGGTGATGATTGCTCACAACTGTCAGATCGGGGAACACAACGTGATCGTGTCTCAGGTCGGACTGGCGGGATCGGTGACCACCGGCAACTACTGCCGCTTCGGCGGTCAAGTCGGCATCGCTGATCACCTGCATATTGGCGAAGGCGCGAATCTGATGGCGCAATGCGGCGTCTTCCGCAACGTCGAAGCCGGTGCCACTCTGCTTGGAGCGCCTGCGTTGCCGCTGGAACAGCAGTCCAAGATCATGACCGCTCAGACCAAGCTGCCGGAAACACGGCAGACGGTTCGTCGGCTGCAGAAGCAGGTCGAGAAACTGGAAGCCCGTCTGGACGAGCTTGGCTCGACCGAGAATCCTCAGGAGCACCGTCGCGCGGCCTGA
- a CDS encoding LpxI family protein produces the protein MADILPLRQFEPAERRHPAGMRVGLLAGAGRFPLIFAEAARAQNYELFGMGVIGMADESLAGMCHHYSPVPLARIGQAIRWFKRNKVDQVVMAGKIEKTVLFQSNRIWRLMPDLRTVHLWLRYACDNKKDDTLLLAVIREFERDRIHFASALEFCPELLVQHGFLTRRKPTAAQWKDIAFGWEMAKEIGRLDIGQTIVVNDTAVIAVEAIEGTDRAILRAGELCKRGGFTVVKVAKPQQDSRFDVPTIGVQTLRSMHEAGGRVLAVEAGQTIIIDEPEVIDLADKLGIAIVSLNAEEAQLRVAC, from the coding sequence ATGGCAGATATCCTTCCACTTCGACAATTCGAGCCTGCCGAGCGGCGGCATCCCGCGGGAATGCGGGTGGGTCTGCTGGCCGGAGCGGGGCGGTTTCCGCTCATCTTCGCGGAAGCGGCACGCGCTCAGAACTACGAACTGTTCGGGATGGGCGTCATCGGAATGGCCGATGAATCGCTGGCCGGGATGTGTCACCATTACTCTCCGGTTCCTCTGGCCCGCATCGGTCAGGCGATCCGCTGGTTCAAACGGAATAAAGTCGATCAGGTCGTGATGGCCGGGAAGATCGAGAAGACGGTTCTGTTTCAGTCGAACCGCATCTGGCGACTCATGCCCGATCTGCGAACCGTTCATCTGTGGCTGCGTTACGCCTGCGACAACAAAAAAGACGACACGCTGCTGCTGGCGGTCATTCGCGAGTTTGAACGCGACCGCATTCACTTTGCATCCGCACTCGAATTCTGTCCGGAGTTACTCGTGCAACACGGCTTCCTCACTCGACGAAAACCGACTGCTGCTCAGTGGAAAGATATCGCCTTCGGCTGGGAGATGGCCAAGGAAATCGGCCGTCTGGATATCGGTCAGACGATTGTCGTCAACGATACGGCTGTGATTGCCGTTGAAGCGATCGAGGGAACCGACAGAGCCATTCTGCGTGCCGGTGAACTCTGCAAACGCGGCGGGTTTACCGTCGTGAAAGTGGCCAAGCCGCAACAGGACAGCCGCTTCGATGTTCCGACTATCGGCGTGCAGACTCTGCGTTCGATGCACGAAGCCGGCGGTCGCGTGCTGGCTGTCGAAGCCGGTCAGACGATCATCATTGATGAACCTGAAGTCATCGATCTGGCGGACAAACTCGGCATCGCCATTGTTTCGCTGAATGCCGAAGAAGCTCAGCTCCGCGTCGCCTGCTGA
- a CDS encoding FHA domain-containing protein, giving the protein MQAKLIPVDKGREIVITRDVTVVGRKHGACDVVIDHPSISKMHCIVARTDGLLFIRDLGSTNGTKVNGQRVLRGAILPGDELAFAKVKFKVFMGPDDEEDVNGRERTEVIEQDAATADSSEFELLPEDEMISFLDDED; this is encoded by the coding sequence ATGCAAGCCAAGCTGATTCCTGTTGATAAAGGGCGTGAGATCGTCATTACCCGTGATGTGACCGTAGTTGGTCGCAAGCACGGGGCCTGCGATGTGGTGATCGACCATCCCAGCATCTCCAAGATGCACTGCATCGTCGCCCGCACCGACGGCCTGCTCTTCATCCGCGATCTCGGCAGCACCAACGGAACCAAGGTCAACGGACAGCGTGTCCTTCGCGGCGCCATTCTTCCCGGCGACGAGCTCGCCTTCGCCAAAGTGAAATTCAAGGTCTTCATGGGTCCCGATGACGAAGAAGACGTCAACGGCCGCGAAAGAACCGAAGTCATCGAACAGGACGCCGCCACGGCCGATTCGTCTGAATTCGAACTGCTCCCCGAGGACGAAATGATCTCGTTCCTCGACGACGAAGACTGA
- a CDS encoding metallopeptidase has protein sequence MLAFRRVLLVLPLLLASLTVHSQAAEPTFRQVEIQGWTLHLDTRLERDSPDETARALKLLEEQLCFIIDVVPERHIPQLQQVTLWFSPLYPGIGPKAVYHPSVDWLKKNDRNPEMARCVEFTNIAIFEKEVKRMPVFVLHELAHAYHDQVLGFDHVDIKAAYDAAKSTGLYDQVRRGNGKIERAYAITNAKEYFAENTEAYFGQNDFFPFNATELKAHDPRMYALLEKIWGQPQ, from the coding sequence ATGCTTGCGTTCCGCAGAGTGCTTCTTGTTCTACCCCTCCTGCTGGCTTCTTTGACGGTCCACAGTCAGGCTGCGGAGCCGACCTTCCGACAGGTCGAGATCCAGGGGTGGACCCTGCACCTCGATACGCGACTCGAACGCGACAGCCCCGACGAAACGGCACGGGCTCTCAAGCTGCTGGAAGAACAACTCTGCTTCATCATAGACGTCGTGCCGGAGCGACACATCCCGCAACTGCAACAGGTGACACTCTGGTTCTCGCCGCTGTATCCGGGGATTGGTCCGAAGGCCGTGTATCATCCGTCAGTCGACTGGCTGAAGAAGAACGATCGCAATCCGGAGATGGCCCGCTGTGTCGAGTTCACCAACATCGCGATCTTCGAGAAGGAAGTGAAACGCATGCCGGTCTTCGTGCTGCACGAACTGGCCCATGCCTATCACGATCAGGTCCTCGGTTTTGATCATGTCGATATCAAAGCCGCCTATGACGCCGCAAAGTCGACCGGACTTTACGATCAGGTGCGGCGCGGCAACGGAAAGATTGAACGCGCGTACGCGATCACGAATGCGAAAGAATACTTCGCTGAAAACACGGAAGCCTATTTCGGCCAGAATGATTTCTTCCCGTTCAACGCCACCGAACTGAAAGCGCATGATCCCAGGATGTACGCGCTGCTGGAGAAAATCTGGGGTCAACCGCAGTAG
- a CDS encoding DUF1559 domain-containing protein yields MARWGKSRYTILAALLATVVISWNVAKGFMWQAAAPEDLIPQNTFLYTSFDGLTDHKEAYSETAEYQAFVESGLADVFDRIIEFMIARDESGNARQAREVAADLIGQGYIVAASLSSDPQDPIPSSRIIFNAGGRWAEAATNLLGQSLEREGIQLEVERINGRSVAHFIIPQSPGIQVGLWKEGESLVVAVGANVVQQTMACISGDEPTLADNESFAAVKAKDVDFAQTGLFWLDWTALQKKYGSIPLPVPTEQQLTVADVLKLVGMDRLETVVARTGYKGEANWTETQIVGLGRSDGPMMTMDDLPPMPSKMNWFMASQYDAEATYDALIALARNAAKVVGGPQQDQAEAMIDSLPKMLGFDPKADLLAHFGDVVCQYDDANGGMFGMGAALCVELKNPDQVKAFIDGQMTRLEEAEEDGEYYDWPVYPFRIEKDGHDLIVFDITGDGDQAVQYGAVQVVDNWLVVALMPQAVEAFRLRVEGKLPSWKPDEEYKTALGALPAEFSSISAMNTRDTYQLLLNLGMPFLPMLQSAALSEGLEGDEELPVYIEDFPPPERITAPLFPNLAVSVCDENGCTMYSRSSTAGFPMFGGNAGMSTAAVAGVGVALLLPAVQAARQAARRTQSSNNLKQLGLAMHNYHDVYKHFPSATIPNEDLEQPEDRLSWVVSILPFIEQAPLYEKIDRKLAWNKEINDEMAQIQIPNLLDPGMNEGDSEYGITHYVAIAGVGKNAPELKIGQQGCGIFGYDRETRMRDITDGMSNTMMITSASDDHGPWAQGGESTVRGLSHKPYVYGPDGLGGSDGETMQVLMADGSVRTVSKHVDPVVLERLAQMADGEVVGEF; encoded by the coding sequence GAGATGGGGGAAATCCCGGTACACGATTCTGGCGGCACTTCTGGCAACGGTGGTGATCAGCTGGAATGTCGCGAAAGGCTTCATGTGGCAGGCGGCTGCTCCTGAGGATCTCATTCCACAGAACACCTTCCTTTATACGTCGTTTGATGGTCTCACCGATCACAAAGAGGCGTACTCCGAAACGGCCGAGTATCAGGCCTTCGTCGAGTCGGGTCTCGCGGATGTCTTCGATCGCATCATCGAATTCATGATCGCCCGTGATGAAAGCGGGAACGCCCGGCAAGCCCGCGAAGTGGCCGCAGACCTGATTGGTCAGGGCTACATCGTGGCGGCTTCGCTGTCGTCCGATCCTCAGGATCCCATACCCTCTTCGCGGATTATCTTCAATGCGGGGGGGCGATGGGCCGAAGCGGCGACGAATCTGTTGGGGCAGTCGCTCGAACGCGAAGGGATTCAACTCGAAGTTGAACGCATCAACGGACGGTCGGTCGCTCATTTCATTATCCCTCAGTCCCCCGGCATTCAGGTCGGCCTCTGGAAAGAAGGGGAGAGCCTCGTTGTCGCCGTGGGCGCAAATGTCGTTCAGCAGACAATGGCCTGTATTTCCGGCGACGAGCCGACGCTGGCGGACAATGAGAGTTTTGCAGCCGTGAAAGCCAAAGACGTCGACTTCGCACAAACCGGGCTCTTCTGGCTCGACTGGACCGCGTTGCAGAAGAAGTACGGCTCAATTCCGTTGCCGGTTCCGACCGAACAGCAGTTGACGGTAGCCGATGTCCTCAAGCTCGTTGGCATGGACAGGCTCGAAACCGTCGTCGCCCGCACGGGCTATAAGGGCGAAGCGAACTGGACTGAAACTCAGATCGTCGGATTGGGGCGATCGGACGGCCCGATGATGACCATGGACGATCTGCCGCCCATGCCCTCGAAGATGAACTGGTTCATGGCCTCGCAATACGATGCCGAAGCGACTTACGACGCGTTGATCGCGCTGGCCCGGAACGCCGCGAAAGTCGTGGGGGGACCGCAGCAGGATCAGGCGGAAGCGATGATCGATTCGCTGCCCAAGATGCTGGGCTTTGATCCGAAAGCGGATTTGCTCGCTCACTTCGGTGATGTCGTTTGCCAGTATGACGATGCCAATGGCGGGATGTTCGGTATGGGAGCCGCGTTGTGCGTCGAGCTCAAGAACCCCGATCAGGTCAAGGCCTTTATCGACGGGCAGATGACACGTCTCGAAGAGGCTGAAGAAGACGGCGAGTACTACGACTGGCCGGTTTATCCCTTCCGGATCGAGAAGGACGGTCACGATCTGATCGTCTTTGATATTACGGGGGATGGCGATCAGGCGGTGCAGTACGGTGCGGTTCAGGTGGTCGACAACTGGCTTGTCGTGGCACTGATGCCCCAGGCCGTGGAAGCCTTTCGTTTGCGAGTTGAAGGCAAGCTTCCCAGCTGGAAACCGGACGAAGAATACAAAACGGCGCTCGGAGCATTGCCGGCGGAGTTCAGTTCGATCAGTGCGATGAACACGCGCGATACCTATCAGCTGCTGCTGAATCTGGGCATGCCGTTCCTTCCGATGCTCCAGTCCGCCGCGTTGAGCGAGGGTCTTGAAGGAGACGAGGAACTCCCGGTTTACATCGAGGACTTCCCGCCGCCCGAGCGAATCACCGCTCCGCTGTTTCCGAACCTGGCCGTGTCGGTCTGCGATGAGAACGGTTGCACGATGTACTCACGCAGCTCGACGGCAGGGTTTCCGATGTTCGGCGGCAACGCCGGAATGAGCACAGCCGCCGTGGCCGGCGTGGGGGTCGCGTTGCTGTTGCCAGCTGTTCAGGCGGCCCGCCAGGCGGCTCGCAGGACGCAGTCTTCAAACAACCTGAAGCAACTTGGACTGGCGATGCACAACTATCACGACGTTTACAAGCATTTCCCGTCCGCAACGATTCCCAACGAGGACCTGGAACAGCCTGAAGACCGGTTGAGCTGGGTCGTATCGATCCTTCCGTTCATCGAACAGGCTCCGCTCTACGAGAAAATCGATCGCAAGCTGGCCTGGAACAAAGAGATCAACGATGAAATGGCCCAGATCCAGATCCCCAATCTGCTCGATCCCGGCATGAATGAAGGGGATAGTGAATACGGCATCACGCATTATGTCGCCATTGCCGGCGTGGGGAAGAATGCCCCGGAACTCAAAATCGGACAGCAAGGTTGTGGCATCTTCGGCTACGATCGTGAGACACGGATGAGGGACATCACCGACGGGATGAGCAACACGATGATGATCACGTCAGCATCTGACGATCACGGCCCCTGGGCTCAGGGGGGAGAAAGCACCGTTCGTGGACTCTCCCATAAACCGTATGTTTATGGTCCGGATGGTCTGGGGGGATCCGATGGGGAAACGATGCAGGTGCTGATGGCGGATGGATCGGTCCGCACCGTCAGCAAACATGTTGACCCTGTGGTGCTCGAACGCCTCGCCCAGATGGCCGATGGCGAGGTTGTAGGCGAATTCTAG